In Vagococcus luciliae, one genomic interval encodes:
- a CDS encoding DEAD/DEAH box helicase codes for MKFSELQLEKSLLQAIENIGFEEATPVQSATIPLALEGRDVIGQAQTGTGKTAAFGLPMLNKIDTNKPVLQALVIAPTRELAIQTQEELYRLGKEKKVKVQSVYGGADIGRQIRALKNKPQIVVGTPGRLLDHINRRTLKLDTVETLVLDEADEMLNMGFLDDIEAIISKVPAERQTLLFSATMPDSIKRIGVKFMQDPEHIRIKAKEMTANLIDQYYVRCKEFEKFDVMTRLFDVQSPELTIVFGRTKRRVDELARGLEMRGYKAEGIHGDLPQHKRMSILKAFKNGELDILVATDVAARGLDISGVSHVYNYDIPQDPESYVHRIGRTGRAGKEGMSVTFVTPNEMGYLHVIEDLTKKRMTPLRPPSKKEAVEGQIGAAITEIKDLLAANGLEKYQLAASDLLEEYTAEDLVALLIKQISKDDAAEVPVKITPERPLPNRRGNNKGGRGGKGGNYNRRNNNKGGGRGGKEQYNKKKRYNNSDAPKKNNNNKSNNKPSQKKDGGRGFVIRNNDK; via the coding sequence TTGAAATTTAGTGAATTACAGTTAGAAAAAAGTTTATTACAAGCTATCGAAAATATTGGGTTTGAGGAAGCAACACCTGTACAGAGTGCCACAATACCATTAGCGTTAGAAGGAAGAGATGTTATTGGTCAAGCTCAAACAGGTACTGGTAAAACAGCTGCATTTGGGTTACCAATGTTAAATAAAATTGATACTAATAAACCAGTATTACAAGCATTAGTTATTGCGCCAACGCGTGAATTAGCTATCCAAACACAAGAAGAATTATATCGTTTAGGTAAAGAAAAAAAAGTCAAAGTTCAATCTGTTTATGGTGGAGCTGATATTGGTCGACAAATTCGTGCGTTAAAAAACAAACCACAAATTGTTGTGGGAACTCCTGGCCGTTTATTAGACCATATTAACCGCCGTACGTTGAAATTAGATACAGTGGAAACACTTGTATTAGATGAAGCAGATGAAATGTTAAATATGGGATTCTTAGATGATATCGAAGCCATCATCTCAAAAGTTCCAGCAGAACGCCAAACATTATTATTCTCAGCAACAATGCCAGATTCAATCAAACGTATTGGGGTTAAATTCATGCAAGACCCTGAACATATCCGTATCAAAGCAAAAGAAATGACAGCTAACCTAATTGATCAATATTACGTTCGTTGTAAAGAATTTGAAAAATTTGATGTTATGACACGTTTGTTTGATGTACAATCACCTGAGTTGACAATTGTTTTTGGTCGTACAAAACGTCGCGTCGATGAATTGGCTCGTGGACTTGAAATGCGTGGTTACAAAGCAGAAGGAATTCATGGTGATTTACCACAACACAAACGCATGAGTATTTTAAAAGCCTTCAAAAATGGCGAGTTAGATATTTTAGTGGCAACAGATGTGGCAGCACGTGGATTAGATATTTCTGGTGTGAGTCATGTGTATAACTATGATATTCCACAAGATCCTGAAAGCTATGTTCACCGTATCGGTCGTACTGGTCGTGCTGGTAAAGAAGGAATGTCAGTAACGTTTGTTACACCAAATGAAATGGGATACTTGCATGTCATTGAAGATTTAACGAAAAAACGTATGACACCTCTTCGTCCACCTTCTAAAAAAGAAGCAGTAGAAGGACAAATTGGAGCAGCAATTACTGAAATTAAAGATTTATTAGCTGCAAATGGCTTAGAAAAATATCAATTAGCAGCAAGTGATTTACTAGAAGAATACACTGCAGAAGACTTAGTGGCATTATTAATTAAACAAATTTCTAAAGATGATGCAGCCGAAGTTCCTGTAAAAATTACCCCAGAACGTCCATTACCAAACCGTCGTGGAAATAACAAAGGCGGCCGTGGTGGTAAAGGTGGTAACTACAATCGTCGTAATAACAACAAAGGTGGCGGCCGTGGTGGCAAAGAACAATATAACAAGAAAAAACGTTATAACAATTCTGATGCACCTAAAAAGAATAATAACAATAAATCAAACAACAAACCTTCACAGAAAAAAGATGGTGGACGTGGATTTGTTATTCGTAACAACGATAAATAA
- a CDS encoding UDP-N-acetylmuramoyl-tripeptide--D-alanyl-D-alanine ligase, translating into MNLLIKEIVAAVEGINYAHHLDDQTISSVEFDTRKVQENSLFVPLKGARDGHDFIPQAIDNGASLVLSEKELSEDIAYIKVEDTLVALQKLSRFYLEKSAPKVIGITGSNGKTTTKDMTAAVLSQTFKTYKTQGNYNNHIGLPYTILSMPEDTEMLVLEMGMDHKGEIEVLSNLATPDIAAITLIGESHIEYLGSRAGIAEAKMEITSGLKKEGILIIPNDEPLLKRLVVDVPQSVESFGVGTEATLTAEIILETKHNTQFKTNLFKEEVFSIPVLGGYNVKNALIALLVGHHFGIPVSKMKNGLETFDLTKNRTEWLKTNDGIDILSDVYNANPTAMKLVLDTFSALELEGKKYIVLGDMLELGELSSQMHESVAEHISPNHIDQVYLYGEQMNALYNLLKDRMPKGSLHFYQKTEKKELMEHLSSQLQPKDTVFLKASNGMGLNEVVDFLLKNHE; encoded by the coding sequence ATGAACTTATTAATTAAAGAGATTGTCGCAGCGGTAGAAGGCATCAATTATGCTCACCATTTAGATGACCAAACGATTTCCTCTGTAGAGTTTGATACACGAAAAGTGCAAGAAAATAGCTTGTTTGTTCCACTAAAAGGAGCAAGAGATGGTCATGATTTTATTCCGCAAGCCATTGATAACGGAGCTTCTTTAGTTTTATCAGAAAAAGAGTTATCTGAAGATATTGCGTATATTAAAGTCGAAGATACATTAGTTGCCTTGCAAAAATTATCTCGTTTTTATTTAGAAAAAAGTGCACCTAAAGTAATAGGAATTACAGGGAGTAACGGGAAAACAACAACAAAAGATATGACGGCAGCTGTGTTATCACAAACATTTAAGACATATAAAACACAAGGTAATTATAATAATCATATTGGCTTGCCTTACACGATTTTATCCATGCCAGAAGACACAGAGATGTTAGTTTTAGAGATGGGGATGGATCATAAAGGTGAAATTGAAGTCTTGTCAAATCTTGCGACACCAGATATTGCAGCCATCACATTGATTGGGGAATCTCATATCGAATATTTAGGATCACGAGCTGGCATTGCTGAAGCTAAAATGGAAATCACTTCAGGTCTTAAAAAAGAAGGCATTTTAATTATTCCAAATGATGAGCCATTATTAAAACGATTGGTTGTTGATGTGCCCCAATCAGTCGAAAGCTTTGGTGTAGGGACAGAAGCAACTTTAACAGCTGAAATTATATTAGAAACGAAACATAATACTCAATTTAAAACTAATTTATTTAAAGAAGAGGTATTTTCAATTCCGGTTTTGGGTGGCTATAATGTCAAAAATGCTTTGATTGCTTTATTGGTTGGACATCATTTTGGCATACCTGTTTCAAAAATGAAAAATGGGCTAGAAACATTTGATTTAACTAAAAATAGAACAGAATGGTTGAAAACAAATGACGGCATTGATATCTTAAGTGATGTATACAATGCCAATCCAACTGCAATGAAATTAGTATTAGACACATTTTCTGCGTTAGAATTAGAAGGCAAGAAATATATTGTGTTAGGTGACATGCTAGAATTAGGGGAACTATCTAGCCAGATGCATGAAAGTGTCGCAGAGCATATTTCACCAAATCATATTGATCAAGTTTATTTGTATGGCGAGCAAATGAACGCTCTTTATAATCTGTTAAAGGATAGAATGCCAAAAGGTTCTCTTCATTTTTACCAAAAAACAGAAAAAAAAGAATTAATGGAACACTTATCAAGTCAACTACAACCAAAAGATACTGTTTTTCTGAAAGCAAGCAATGGAATGGGATTAAATGAAGTTGTTGATTTTTTATTAAAAAATCATGAATAG
- a CDS encoding D-alanine--D-alanine ligase, which yields MKIFLVYGGKSAEHDVSILSAFSILQAIYYNYYSVQLVYITKEGNWLKGPVYHEAPLNKESLHLTIANAQPILPSDLKEGNAVIFPVLHGPNGEDGTIQGLFEVLNMPYVGAGVLASACAMDKIIGKQLFQQIGIPQLPYVAVTKNGYKDHQEEILLECEGSLIYPMFIKPANMGSSVGINKAESRDELIQAIDEAFRFDRRVIVEQGIEARELEVAVLGNDEIRTTLAGEIVKDVAFYTYESKYLDNQVELQIPADISDELQETLQYYAKKAYQTLDGSGLSRCDFFLTANNEVFLNEVNTMPGFTPFSMYPLLWKNMGLNYGDLLEELIQLAKLRFEKKQQIEVEQL from the coding sequence ATGAAGATTTTTTTAGTATATGGTGGTAAAAGTGCTGAACATGATGTATCAATTCTATCGGCCTTTTCAATTTTACAAGCAATTTATTACAACTATTATTCAGTTCAATTAGTTTATATTACAAAAGAGGGTAATTGGCTAAAAGGACCTGTGTATCATGAGGCACCTTTAAATAAAGAATCTCTACACTTAACGATTGCCAATGCTCAACCTATTTTACCAAGTGATTTAAAAGAAGGAAATGCGGTTATTTTTCCAGTATTACATGGTCCTAATGGAGAAGATGGTACGATTCAAGGGTTATTTGAAGTATTAAATATGCCGTATGTTGGTGCGGGAGTTTTGGCTAGTGCATGTGCCATGGATAAAATTATCGGCAAACAATTATTCCAACAAATAGGCATTCCACAATTACCTTATGTGGCTGTCACAAAAAATGGCTACAAAGATCATCAAGAAGAAATATTATTAGAGTGTGAAGGTAGTTTAATTTACCCGATGTTTATTAAACCAGCAAATATGGGATCAAGTGTCGGAATTAATAAAGCAGAATCTCGTGATGAATTAATTCAAGCGATAGATGAAGCGTTTCGTTTTGATCGACGTGTCATTGTGGAGCAAGGAATTGAAGCACGCGAATTAGAAGTTGCCGTATTGGGTAATGATGAAATTAGAACAACTTTAGCTGGTGAGATTGTTAAGGATGTGGCATTTTATACTTATGAATCAAAATATTTAGATAACCAAGTGGAACTACAAATTCCAGCAGATATTTCAGATGAATTACAAGAAACATTACAATATTATGCTAAAAAAGCGTACCAAACACTAGATGGTAGTGGATTGAGTCGCTGTGACTTCTTTTTAACAGCTAATAATGAGGTATTCCTAAATGAAGTGAATACGATGCCAGGTTTTACACCATTTAGTATGTATCCGTTACTATGGAAAAATATGGGATTAAATTATGGTGACTTACTAGAAGAATTGATTCAATTAGCTAAACTACGTTTTGAAAAAAAACAACAAATTGAAGTTGAGCAGTTGTAG
- a CDS encoding class A sortase encodes MKKGVNIISNKNDSSQNKRSTKHQTKKKSVGQRFKNFFFNLIMIILFLVGIALIFNNQIKNYLVKENTAQYQVNKITRDDVIKNEQKEATFDFDQVESLDFNTVTKSRGRDVGDVVGGIAIPSVDLNLPILKGVSNYVISVGAGTMKPDQKMGFGNYALASHYMYDPTLLFAPLVRVELGSSIYLTDLEYIYEYKVTMKEYVEPTRVDVIEDVPEKRQVTLVTCDTSGEHRLILQGDLVKKVNGKKAPKDMRDAFELAQNNYY; translated from the coding sequence ATGAAAAAGGGGGTTAATATCATCTCTAACAAAAATGATTCGTCACAAAACAAACGTTCAACAAAACATCAAACAAAAAAAAAATCTGTCGGGCAACGATTTAAAAATTTCTTTTTTAATCTAATAATGATTATTCTCTTTTTAGTAGGGATTGCATTAATTTTTAATAACCAGATTAAAAATTATCTTGTAAAAGAAAATACAGCACAATATCAAGTCAATAAAATAACTCGAGATGATGTTATTAAAAATGAACAAAAAGAAGCAACTTTTGATTTTGATCAAGTAGAATCACTAGATTTCAATACTGTCACTAAATCACGTGGTCGTGATGTCGGAGATGTCGTGGGTGGTATTGCTATACCCAGCGTGGATCTAAATTTACCGATTCTAAAAGGGGTTTCTAATTACGTTATTTCTGTTGGAGCTGGAACGATGAAACCCGATCAGAAAATGGGGTTTGGAAACTATGCTTTAGCTAGTCATTATATGTATGATCCGACTCTGTTATTTGCTCCCTTAGTTCGAGTGGAACTTGGATCTTCTATTTATCTCACAGATTTAGAGTATATCTATGAATATAAAGTTACCATGAAAGAATATGTAGAACCAACAAGAGTAGATGTTATTGAAGATGTTCCTGAAAAACGTCAGGTTACTTTAGTCACTTGTGATACGTCTGGTGAACACCGTCTTATTTTACAAGGTGATCTCGTAAAAAAAGTAAATGGTAAAAAAGCACCAAAGGATATGCGTGATGCTTTTGAATTAGCACAAAATAATTATTATTAA
- a CDS encoding 3'-5' exoribonuclease YhaM family protein codes for MKKLRELSVDETFEAFVLLKTADVRVARNGKKFIAFTFQDNSGTIDGKYWGASDEDIATFTTGNVVLLNGKRELYQNMPQVKIMHLRLAKEGEPTDPSLYMEKAPIDIDEMKQEFNDYLLDITQAKWHRIVRHILSKYQKEFFEYPAAKRNHHAFAGGLAFHTLTMLRLAKSVSQEYTELNPSLLYAGVMLHDLGKVHELSGPVATEYTLAGNLLGHIVMVDEEITKACIELNISELDEEVLVLKHVVLAHHGLLEYGSPVRPKIMEAEILHHLDNLDASMQMMLGSLKQVNPGEYTERIFGLDNRNFYLPNI; via the coding sequence ATGAAAAAATTAAGAGAACTTTCTGTAGATGAAACATTTGAAGCATTTGTCTTATTAAAAACGGCGGATGTTCGAGTAGCGAGAAATGGAAAAAAATTCATTGCGTTTACATTCCAAGATAATTCAGGCACAATAGATGGCAAGTATTGGGGTGCGTCAGATGAAGACATTGCGACATTTACTACAGGAAATGTTGTGTTGTTGAATGGAAAGCGTGAACTTTATCAAAATATGCCGCAAGTGAAAATTATGCATCTTCGTTTGGCTAAAGAAGGTGAGCCGACAGATCCGTCATTATACATGGAAAAAGCACCGATTGATATTGATGAGATGAAGCAAGAATTTAATGATTATTTATTAGATATTACACAAGCAAAATGGCATCGAATTGTCCGTCATATTCTTAGTAAGTATCAAAAAGAATTTTTTGAATACCCAGCAGCAAAACGTAATCACCATGCATTTGCTGGAGGATTGGCTTTCCATACTTTAACCATGTTACGATTAGCAAAATCTGTTTCACAAGAATACACAGAATTAAATCCCTCTCTCTTATATGCAGGAGTTATGTTGCATGATTTGGGAAAAGTACATGAACTATCAGGGCCTGTCGCAACAGAGTATACCTTAGCAGGAAATTTATTAGGGCATATTGTGATGGTTGATGAAGAAATAACAAAGGCTTGTATAGAATTAAATATTTCAGAACTAGATGAGGAAGTACTAGTTCTGAAGCATGTTGTATTAGCACATCATGGTTTGTTGGAATATGGATCACCTGTTAGGCCTAAAATTATGGAAGCAGAAATATTGCATCATTTAGATAATTTAGATGCATCGATGCAAATGATGTTAGGATCATTAAAACAAGTAAATCCTGGGGAGTATACAGAACGTATTTTTGGACTGGATAATCGAAATTTTTATTTACCAAATATTTAA